In the genome of Hemitrygon akajei chromosome 21, sHemAka1.3, whole genome shotgun sequence, the window TCTTCTCAGCAGGCCAGTCTCCGGAGAACCAAAGATGGATATCATGCAGCTCTGTGTTGGCAACAGAAACATATATTCAGTACCAGAGTTGCTACCCAACACTCAATACTACTTTGACGTGTTTGCTGTTAACGTCCTCACCAACACCAGCTCTGCCTACACTGGCACCTTTACAAAAACATTACAGTGGCCGGATCCAAACGTTCTCAATCTGAAGGAAGGAATTATGATCCAggtttacgtccggaaagatagTCTGAAGTTTTACAGCTTCAGGCCCAAGACTTGGCACAGAAAGGTGCAGTTCACATTCCACTCATGTGGAAAAATATACGCTAAAATTGAGAGAAATGGCAAAGCCATGGTATCTGAAAGCATAGAACACCTGAAGCATTTtcaattgaatggaaaagccaaAGCAAGGTATATCATTGGGATCAAATCCATGGGGCCCTTGGAGGTCCTTGTAAAGATTCTAGTGTCTACACGTCCCAACAAACCTCTCTTCCCTCGTCTCCCAGACAATCTGAAACTGAAATCCTTCAACAGGCTCAGAACCTGTAACTCTGTCACTGTTGCTTGGCTGGGAACAAGTGAGCAGAACAGGTACTGCCTCTATAAGAGGGAGATGGGGGAACAGCAactggagagagaaaggaagaacCAAAGCTGGTGCTTCGGCCCAGAGACACGGAGAGTTTCGGAAAAAGTGGGCTGCAAACATTTTCACAACCTCAACCCTCAACGAGCAGTGGCAGTGGAGAAGGTCACGGGGCTGAAGGCAGGGACCACCTACCTTTTCGATATCTATGTGATTGGGCACAAGGGTCATTCTGTCAAATACCAAAGTAAAGTGGTAAAAACAAGGAAAGCATGTTAACTTTATATCCAATTTCAGGATAAGCCCTATACAAATGTCTTCCGAGGAAAAGTGTAACTAGAGCCCCAGCAAATAGGCTGCAATCAAATACAGTAACTGGAATAAACTTTGTACAAGTGAAGTAATTCATATAGATCCAACACAGTGACAAGATCGCTGTCTGAAAATTACTTTGTGGAACCATTCATGTAAATTTTGACAAATTCTGTAGCTTCCTCCACAAACACCAATTGGAAGTTATCCAGAGGACTTCATGCAGAGAATTTTTATTTGGTATATAACAACGGAAAGAGAAACTCTTGTATTTCTATAGCACCTTTCTCAACTCAGGACATCCCAACTGAAGTGCTTTCTGAAGTAAAATCCAGAGTTAATTGTAGTGGACTGGAAGTCTGTCCAGATTTTGTCACATCTCCTAGCATTGCAAGGACCTGCAATGTTTGAGGGAACATGACTTTGATGCCCGACTGAATTAGGTGGGCTGATGTAATGTGTTTTTGCTGTCCTAGGAAGTTTGTGTGTCTGCCCATATTAGCAGGAAGGAATACGTCCGACAACATTGAGTGGGATTGAACCAGTAAAATTCAAATGGAACCTTCAAACAGTTTTTGAAAAATCATGATCGAGTATACTTTTTGTGGTAGACATTTCACAATTCATTAATCTGGTGTTTTAATGGACCTAATAGACCTTCAAAAATCACAGTATGGAGTTGACTATTCCCCCATCAAGTCCAAAGCTCATTTATTTAACTATAATCCAGCTAGTCCCAGCCTCTTGCCCTTGCCCAATAGACCTGCAAATATTTACTTGCAGATGTTTATCTAGCTCCCTCTTTCACGCCACTACTTCCCCAAACAGTATGGTCCAAGCATCAGAAAAGATTTTTTACTCACATTTGGCTATAACTTTCTTTCCATTTCCATAGTTCACAAACCTTCTTGTGTAGGAAAGAGCCTCCCTTGATCTATAATCGCTATAaccttcatgattttaaatatCGCTATCAGATTTCTTCATAACCTCATTTGTTCCAAGGAGAATAACTCTACATTCTCTAATCTATTCACGCAACCGAAGTCTTTCATCCCTGAAATAATTTTGGTAGATCACTCAGCACTTTCTCTAAAACCCTTGCATATTTTCATTAGTATAATACCCAGAAATGGACACAATGTGACCAACTGGTCTTTAATGAAAGTTTATCGTAATCCCTTTCTCTCGTACAAAATCAACGAAGTGTCatcatattagccattttcaaATCTATCAGGCCCTGAAGTCCTTCAGTTTATTTGGTTCATTCTTACTTCCGAAGTATAACAGTACACATTTTTCAGCATTAAATTTCATTTGTCACCTAATCATTCATTCCTTCGACCCATCAATGCCATATTTTAGTCCATAACTATTTTTCTCATGAGTCATTACAAGTTTTGTCTTGTTGGTAATTTTGGAAATTGTGTCCTGTTTACCAAAGTCCCAAATCATGTATATACTATTAAGAACAATGATCCCAACAGCCAGCCTGGGAAAATTCCCTGGACacccttctccagcactgtttCCTTTTGCTTAGGCAATTTTCTACTCGTGCTGCAACTATCCTTTTTATTCCTAGCCTTCAACTTAGATGCCAAATTCAgcttgtggcaccttatcaattacCTAATTTCTACACAGACATCATTCTCTGCTTCATTTTTTCAAAAAAAAGCTATGTTGTGCAAACCTGAGTTGTTTTCCTCTACTCAATCCACATGTTTAGTTGACCTGCTAATTGTTACATGGCCAAAGTTACATTGAAATAAAGTGGAAAACCTCTACTCAGAAATGATGAAGTATCCTCCTTTTGAAATGTTAATTAAAACTGTTTCTCTTACAGGTGTTGAGATTTTCCAACATTGTCTATATATGTTATAAATcaatagttttttttattttcaccaAGGTTAAGATCTTAAGATTGTATTTATAaaatgaacatagaacaatacagcacagaaaggctcttcagcccacgatgtggtGCTTAACTAAACTAATTCTTTCTGCCTACACGatacccatatccctccaatctctgcatgTTCATGTACCTAAGAGCTGCTAAAATGCCTCTACTGTActtgcctccaccatcacccatAAAAGCATACTCTGAAAAAAACTTtctccacacatctcctttgaacttacctctTAGAGTCatagcacaacacagaaacaggcccttggacccatccaggccataccaaaccatttaaactgctaatCCCATTACCTGCACcatgaccatagccctccatacacctcccatccacatacctatccaaacttttcttaaacaagCTTGCATACTCCACCtgtgctgacagctcgttccagcTCTCAAGACACTAAGAAGTTTCCCATCATGCTCCCctgaaatgtttcacctttctcccttaacccataacctctggttgtagtccaacccatctcagtggaaaaagcttgcttgcatttatcctatctactatccctcaattttgtatatctctatcaaatctccccttaatcttctacattccaagtctgaacctagtcaatctttccctataactcaggtcatccagtcctggcaacattcttgtaaattttctttgtacactttcaaacttatttacacctttcctgtaggtaggtgaccaaaactgcataaaatactccaaattagtcctcaccaacttacaacttcaacataacatcccatctcctgtactcaatactttgatttatgaagcccaATGTCCCAAAAGCTTTCtatacaaccctatctacctgtgccgccactttcaataaattatgggacctgtattcccagatccctttattctaccacactcctctgagccctaccgttcactgtgtaagatttACCCTGGTTggacctactgaagtgcaacaccttgcacttgtctacattagaatccatctaccatttcacaggccatttttccagctggtacagatccccctgcaacctttgatagtctttcttgctgtccactacaccctcaatcttggtgtcatccaccaatttgctgatccagttacacATTAGCGTACAGAACGTTGATATAgacgacaaacaacaacagacccactaccgatccctgcagcactcctctagtcacaggcctccagtcagagaggcaaccatctactaccactttctggcttctcccacaaagccaatgtctaatccaatttactacctcctcttaaatgccaagtgactgaacctttctGGCCaatctcccatgagggactttgacaGACACCTTgcgaaagtccatgtagacaacacccattgcctagctttcatcaactttcctggtaacttgctCAAAATTCTCTATATAAGGTTGGTTGGACATTATctaccatacacaaagccatgctgactattcctaatcagtccctgaTATCCCATTACTCGTacttccttagaataccttccaataactttcccactacttatgtcaggctcaccggcctataatttcctagtttattttaagtgcctttcttaaacaggggaacaacattagttatcctctaatcctctggtacctcaccagttgctaaggatgatttaaggaTCTCCTTGAGGGCCACTACAATCTCTCCACGTGCCTGCCATAGGggccgagggaacaccttgtcaagccctgggtatttatccaccctgatttgtctcaagatggcaaacacctcctcctctgtaatctgtacaggatccatgaccttgctgctactttgcctcacttctacaaactctgtgtccatctcccttagtaagtacagatgcaaaaaatccatttaagatctcccccatcttgtttggctccatgcatagattaccattccgatcttccagaggaccaattttgcccctgaaatccttttgcttttaacatatctgtagaatgccttaggattctcgttcaccttgtctgccagagcaacttcatgccttcttttagccttcctgtttcttgcttaagtgttctcttgcatttcttatattccataagttcctcatttgttcctgccttcCTATACTGGCTATGCACCTCAATATCGcttgaaaacaaaggttccctaaacctgttattttAACCTTTTTTTCTGACAGGCACGTACATGCTAAAATGAATGATAAAAATTCCCTGCCTCTTGGTCAATATCGAAACATCCATTCATAATGTCATTTGTACTCAACAGGCTTATATCAGCAGCCACGTTTCCTTTACTAATCATGTGTTCACAAACTTTTCTCCTAAATTCCTGTAGCAATTAATTGGAAATCTACATGCTAATTCCCATTTCTTCCATCCTCCTAAATATTCCCTCACCATCTTATCTGGAGCCAGAGCAGTTCTTTCCTATATATTCACAGCTTTATTGAAAGGATTCCGCTGCAAACTGGCTACAATCCTGTGGTTTTGTTATCTTAAGAGAACACTCCATTAGGCTCTTTGTTATTATTTGTACTTACACCAAGTCTAACTTGGGCAATAAGAGCAGAAACATTTATTCCTCTACAATCTGCATTTGACCAACAGTaattacagttgaagtcagaagatTACATagaccttagccaaatacatttaaactcagtttttcacaattcctgacatttaatcctagaaaacattccctgtcttaggtcacttaggatcactactttattttaagaatgtgaattgtcagaataatagtagagagaatgatttatttctgctttttctctttcatcactttcccagtgagtcagaagtttacatacactttgttagtatttggtagcactgcctttaaattgtttaacttgggtcaaacttTTTggatagccttccacaagcttctcacagtaagttgctggaattttgttccattcctccagacagaactggtgtaactgagtcaggtttgtaggcctccttgctcacaCATGCTTTTTTATTTCtacccacaaattttctattggattgaggtcagggctttgtgatggccactctaataccttgactttgttgtccttaagcaattttgccacaactttggaggtatgcttggggtcattgtctttttggaagacccatttgcaaCCAAACTTTAATTTCCTGGCTGAtatcttgagatgttgcttcaatatatctatataattttccttcctcatgaggccatctattttgtgaagtgcaccagtccctcctgcagcaaagcacccccacaacatgatgctgccacccccatgcttcacggttgggatggtgttctttggTTTGCAAGCCTCactctttttcctccaaacataacgatggttattatggccaaacagttcaattttggtttcatcaaaccagaggacatttctccagaaagtaagatctttgtccccatgtgcgcttgcaaactgtagtctggcttttttatggcggttttggagcaatggcttcttccttgctgagcagcctttcaggttatgttgaTATAGGActtgttttactgtggatatagatatttgtctacctgtttcctccagcatcttcacaaggtcctttgctgttgttctgggattgatttgcactttttgcGCCAAAGTAcattcatctctaggagacaaaATGTGTCTCCTTCCTGAGTGATGTGACAGCTGcatggtcccatggtgtttatacttgtatactattgtttgtacagatgaatgtGGTACCTTCAGgtgtttggaaattgctcccaaggatgaaccagacttgacaTCATTTtctgacctcaatccgatagaaaatttatgggcagaactgaaaaagcatgtGTGAGCAAGGAGGCCAACAAActtgactcagttacaccagttctgtctggaggaatggaacaaaattccagcaacttactgtgagaagcttgtggaaggctatccAAAaagtttgacccaagttaaacaatttaaaggcagtgctaccaaatactaacaaagtgtatgtaaacttctgactcactgggaaagtgatgaaagagaaaaagcagaaataaatcattctctctactattattctgacaattcacattcttaaaataaagtagtgatcctaagtgacctaagacagggaatgttttctaggattaaatgtcaggaattgtgaaaaactgagtttaaatgtatttggctaaggtgtatgtaaattTCTAACTTCATCTGTATGTCTCAAGGGACATGAAAATATACTTTAAAACTATTCTGCAATCCTACCAGTCCCACCCACCTCTTACAAATCTTTCCATTCATATGCCAAGCAAAAAATTGAGGTTTCCCTTTTGTGTTTGTTATCATGATTTCTCCTTTTTAACCCCCGCTGAACTTTCTGTAATCTAACACTGACATACCAACGTACCCTCAAACTAACAGATCGTTTGACAGCCAAACAGATTTGTTTTTAGGACGTGTTGTTTTATACCCAATAACAAGGGTGGAGATCTTTTATtttgagatgcagcacagaaacaggcctctccagcccaacgagcccatgCTGCCCAAAACAAAAAAGGGTAGGATTGCTGGGGTTTGCTTGTGCAAGGTCACTGAAATCCTGCTCCAACCCAACTCTGATATCAGATTCAAAAAATATAAGAAGTACTTGCCTTAGATAAGCAGTAAGAGCAGATCACTTGAAAAACCACACATCATGCAGACATTCATCAACTCAGTACAATTTTGCATAAAATTCGTGAATGCTAGTAAAACTCTCATTTTTGAGTCTATAGCTAAATCAGCAACTATTTAGGTATTTCCCCCTTTAAATAACTTTTGCAACTTGAGATAACAGGTAGTCCTGAATTTACACACCTTTTCAGGGTGATTATAAAAGCAGTTCACAGCCGAAGTGTCATAGCTTTTAATAATAGCAAAcatgattgatgcaccatcaataactcactctgagacgtaagaagcgagatatcggcttttattgactggaagaatgaacaacactacatcctggagaatgaggctgggctcaggcctcaatcgcctttatacaggggtctgtgggaggagccacaggagctgtccagacaggtatatgtagttcaccacaatgatgTTATTTGGAGCACAACAGGATCCCAAAAACAGCAGCTATCACAGAAACACAGCCTTTGTTCAAGCTACTCCTTGTCAGGGATGGTCTGCTCACCACTTTGCCATGCCCACACACCCACTGCTTCCTTCCTCAGTGCTCCGATCATGCTTTCATACAGTGAGCCTCAGCATCAAAAGCATACAGGAAATAATATCTCACAGTGGCTGAACCTTGAAGTGCTTTGACACGAAGCTAATTTACAGCAGAGAATATCCATTTTAAACAGCACACTTCAAAAGTAGTTTACCAAGACACAACATGGCTGCTTTTCAACAGCTCACAAATGCTTCAGGCAGTTGTGAATCAATAAAGTTCCTTTCTGTGGAGCAGAATTTCACAGTTCCCAAACAGATCAGATGGGACTAATTGCAGTGTTGCAAACATTTGACAGGTTAAAAAATACCACTGGATGATGCAGTTCCCAAACTCCCCTTTCCCCTCCACTGCCCTGCCACCCCCAATTCCTTGACTATTACAGTAGCTTCACACATCTCCCTCTCCCAGGGATTTGTTCCAGGGTCTGTACTGCACGTATCAATTGTATTGATTGCACCCAACAGCAAAGACCAACATTATTCAAGAACActacaaagtgtgtgtgtgtaagaaaaataccattagacataggagcagaattaggccactcagcccctcagtctccttcatcattcctgatttattatccacctcaaccccattttccttccttctcccctgtACCCTTGATGCCTTTGAcagtcaagaacctgtcaacctctgtttTTAATATACTCAAGTACTTGCCCTCCATTGtacgtggtaatgaattccacagattcactgccttctggctaaagaaattcctcatcatctatgtttaaaagggatgtccttgtattctgagaatgTGCCTCCGGTCCTGgattccctcactataggaaacatccttttcaagTCCACACttactaggcctttcaacatttgataagtttcaatgagaaacccctcattcttcttaactctagcaagtacaggccctgagccatcaaaatctcctcatatgttaactctttcattcctaggatTAATCTCGTGAATCTCTTCTGGGCCCTCTCCGATGcccacacatcctttcttagataaggggcccaaaattgctcacaatggtctgaccaatgccttttaaagcctcaacataacactcttgtttttatattctggcccattcaaaatgaatgctagtcTGTGCCAGACCCTCGAAAAAGCCTCCCCCATACCCTTCAGTACAGTACTCACCAGGTGATCATAATCTTTCTTCTGAATCCTCACGAATTCTAGAATCATGGAGATGAAATAGAAAATCTGTGTTTGTCCTCTCAACGTAGCCAACTATTTCACTGCAAGTGCTGTTAAATGTCAATTGTAACAAATTAAACTTCAGTGTGATTAATAATAGCTGGAGTGTGAATAATTACACTGAAAATGCATGGCAAGTGAAGAAGACAGTGATTAATTGGAGAAAATAAAATCTGTTTGAGTGCCTCAGTGCATATTCAGGCAATTGCAACCCCTACTGTTGGCCCTGTCAAATTGCCAGCCTCTTGTTAAGACTTGCAAAACTGGAATTACCAACATCCCATGAATTCAAATCCAATTTTATGCAGCATCCATTGGAAAAAAACACCTATTTCTTGTTCTCAATTGTCCACTTAAAGGTTTTGGAAATGACGAGGGTGCTCAACAGTAAAGAATGCCCAGCAGATAATTGACCAATGAAAGTCAGAGAGTGAAATATGGAAATGGCAGGAAACAATGGAGGAAGTGGAGACAGGAATCAGGATTacatttaatatctctggcatatgtcatgaaatttgttgttttgtagcagcagtacattgcaatacatagttttttaaactattataaatgactatatatagtgcaaaaagagagggaaaataatgaGGTGGTCAGaggagagaatatagggagttaggtagaaagctgagaagcagatcctccagggtagtaatctttggtgcagggggcaagtcttcaggtttctggatcattggaacctctatTGTGGAAGGCATGACCTATAttaaaaggatgggttacactcgTACCTgtgggagaccaatatccttgcgggcaggtttgctagagctgttaggatgggtttcaactaatttggcggggggtgggaaccagagtgatgggactgAGGATGAGGCAGTTGGTTTACAAGTAAATGCAGTATATAGTGAGACTGAGAGGAAGAACAAGCATATgttaggacaaaattgcagtcagtgcaaTGAGTTCAAATGTAACAGGGGGCCAAAATTGAAGAGGGTgacgaatacaggactgaaggtgttatttttgaataCATGCAGTACCCAGAGTATATTACAAATGATGATCTGgtagtgcagttagagactgGTAGGTGTGTTGTGAGCGTCACTAAGTTGTGactgaaagatcatagttgggaggagcttaacatccaaggatacacattgtattgttGGATAGGCAAAGAGATAGACACAATGATAGGAGAGACAAGGTGGGGTGACTCTggtggtaaaaagtgaaatcaaatccttagaaagaggtgacagaggattggaaagtgtaacctttagagttaagaaactacaaaggTAAAAacaccctgatgggaattgtatacaggCTTCTAAATTGTAGTCAGAATGTGCaacacaaattacaatgggaaatagaaaaggcatgacaACGGGACAATGTTGTGATAGTCTTGGGAGAATTTCAGTATGTAGGCAGATTAGGAAgatcaggttagtgctggattcCTACAAAggggatttgtagaatgcctacaagatgggtttttagagcagcttgtagttgagcccactaggggacagcaattctggattggatgctcaaagtaaattttattatcgaagtacatatccGTCACCAtatagtaactgctcttgaaacctggtggtgtgagtcccgaggctcttgtaccttctacctggtggcagcagtgagaagagaccataacctgggtggtggaggtttcTGGCttgggctttatccatgatgtactgggttgaatccattaccttttgtgggattttctgttcaaaatcattaatgtTTCCAGACCAACTCACGATGCAGCCAGCCAATATACTTTCCattacacatccatagaagttttagatgtcatgccaacataagacgtaggagcagaattaggccatctggcctatcaagtcagctccaccattcaatcatggctgatctttcttttccatttcctcctcaaccccagttcctggccttctccctgtaacctttgatgccatgtccaatcaagaacctatcaatctctgccttaaacacaccaaacaagctggcctccacagttgtatgtggaagaaattccacaaatttaccaccctttggctaaaaaaatttctctgcatctgttttgaaagggcacccctctatcctgaggctgtgccctcttgtcttagactctcccaccatgggaaacatcctttccacatctaccctgtctaggcttttcaacatttgaaaggtttcaatgagatcccccctcatccttctgaattccagtgagtacagacccagagccatcaaacgttccttgtataataaccctttcattcacagaattatccttctgaacctcctctggaccctctctatgacagcacatcttttctaagatgaaggaCCCAAagtgttcacaatactcaggtgaggtctcaccagtgccttctcaagcctcagcatcacatcattgCTCTTATACTCTggacctcatgaaatgaatgctaacatgttttttgccttcctcaccaccgactcaacctgcaagttaaccttcagggtgttctgcacaaggactcccaagtccctctgcatctcagattcccggattttctccctgtttagaaagtagtctgcacatttatttctactaccaaagtgcatggccatgcattttccaacgttTTCcaccttcttgcccattctcctaatctgtctaaatccttttgcatcctacctgtctcctcaacactacctgcccctccaccaatctttgtgtcatatgcaaacttggccatctaatccatcatctaaatcatttatatagagcataaaaagaagtgtcccaacacagacccctgaaggaacaccactagtcgctggcagccaaccagaaatggatccttttattcccactcattgcctcctaccaattagccaatgctctagcTATGttggtaactttcctgtaataccatgggctcttaacttgggaagcagcttcatgtgtggcaccttgtcaaaggccttctgaaagtccagatatacatcatccactgcatcctctttatctatcccacttgtaatctcctcaaagaattccaacaggttcgtcaggcaagattttccctgaaagaaaccatgctgattttgtactatcttgtcctgtgtcaccaagtaccccatcaattcatccttaacaattgactctaacatcctcccaaccgctgaggtcaggctaactggtctataattttctttctgctgccttcctcctttcttaaagagtgaagtaacatttgcaattttccagtcctctggctctatgccagagtccaatgatttttgaaagatcatttcaaatggcactacaatctctaatgctacctctttcagaaccctagggtgcagttcctctggtccgggtgacttatgtacttttaggtctttcagctttttgagcaccttctcccttataatggtaactgcactcacttctctttcttcaTTCACTACTACATCTCCACAGACTACTAAAGAAGTAAAGGCGCTGCCATATTTTCTTTTCGATTGTTCATAGGTCCATCCACTGAAATAgtaatgc includes:
- the LOC140714260 gene encoding protein NDNF-like, whose protein sequence is MLVTQVLCQSLLHLALICLCQGQNPVFVKQQRWERVTNDAMYDYSPLLPDGTEITIFLFRDLPQSRYFQVRDETPFSIRVNPCDATVEWKVTVDEWPAHGTYPLEKLEWNWVSKKDLYSYKGDTAQTYVQTSSHSTFHRLELLSTERNIQIRVYLTTKPENEPPYPELPFDPRVNVASVGQTTVTLAWKPSPSVLQDEENIQYCLLVNRKHNYQSLCAADNQAELGSGFWPGLQVVSIYSGGQEIHLTTTEDIQLPNNLLSRPVSGEPKMDIMQLCVGNRNIYSVPELLPNTQYYFDVFAVNVLTNTSSAYTGTFTKTLQWPDPNVLNLKEGIMIQVYVRKDSLKFYSFRPKTWHRKVQFTFHSCGKIYAKIERNGKAMVSESIEHLKHFQLNGKAKARYIIGIKSMGPLEVLVKILVSTRPNKPLFPRLPDNLKLKSFNRLRTCNSVTVAWLGTSEQNRYCLYKREMGEQQLERERKNQSWCFGPETRRVSEKVGCKHFHNLNPQRAVAVEKVTGLKAGTTYLFDIYVIGHKGHSVKYQSKVVKTRKAC